CGGGCAGGGGGCCGACCTGCTGATGGTCGACTACAACCTCGACATCTCCGGCCTGATCGCGGCCAATGACGCCGAGCGGATCTTCGTTCCGGTCGTGGCCTGCGGCGTCGATAACGACGCGGACAAGGCCGCCGCCGCCATCCGGGCCGGGGCCAAGGAGTTCATCCCCCTGCCGCCCGAGGCCGATCTGATCGCCGCGGTCCTGTCGGCCGTCGCCGACGACGAGCGCCCGATGATCTCGGCCGATCCGTCGATGCAGGCGGTGGTCAAGCTGGCCGACCAGGTCGCCCGCTCGGAAGCCTCGATCCTGATCACCGGGGAAAGCGGCGTCGGTAAGGAAGTCATGGCGCGCTATCTGCACGTCAACTCCAAGCGGTCGGACCGTCCCTTCATCAGCGTCAACTGCGCCGCCATCCCGGACAATCTGCTGGAGAGCGAGCTGTTCGGCCACGAGAAGGGGGCCTTCACCGGCGCCGTGGCCCGCCGCATCGGCAAGTTCGAGGAGGCCGACGGCGGCACCCTGCTGCTGGACGAAATCAGTGAGATGGACGCCCGCCTGCAGGCCAAGCTGTTGCGCGCCATCCAGGAGCGGGTCATCGACCGCGTCGGCGGCACCAAGCCCGTGCCGGTCAACATCCGCATCATCGCCACCTCCAACCGCGACCTGTCCAAGGCCGTGGCGGAAGGCGTCTTCCGCGAAGACCTCCTGTACCGCCTGAACGTGGTCAATCTGCGCCTGCCGTCCCTGCGCGAGCGCCCGGGCGACGTCGCTGTCCTGGCCGACCACTTCGTCAAGAAATACGCCGCCGCCAACGGCGTGCCGACCCGCCCGCTGTCGGCCGACGCCCGTCGGGCGCTCGCCGCCCACCGCTGGCCCGGCAACGTCCGCGAGCTGGAAAACGCCATGCACCGCGCGGTCCTGCTGGCCGTCGGTCCGGAGATCGACGCCGAGGCCATCCGTCTTCCCGACGGCCAGCCGCTTTCCGGCGTTGTGGCGCAGGCCGACTCGGGCCCTGCTGCGCGCGCCGCCCAGACCGCCGACGCCGTGTCGCGCGCCTATGTCGGCCAGACTGTTGCGCAGATGGAAAAGACCCTGATCCTGGACACCCTGACCCACTGCCTGGGCAACCGCACCCATGCGGCCAACATCCTGGGCATCTCGATCCGGACCCTGCGCAACAAGCTGAACGAATACGCCGACGAGGGGACCGCCATCATGGCCCCGCAGAACGGCGTCGCCGCCAACTACGGCGCGAGCGCGGCCTGAATTCATGGCGTTGTTGACGGATCGTAGAACCGTCCTCGCGGGCCTGACCCTGATCGGTCTGGGCGGCTGCGAGCGCACGCGCGAAGAGCCGTCGACCCAGGTTCCCCTGCCGCCGCGCGACGTGGCCTTCGATCTGTCCGATCTGGAGCGCGAGAACGGCGGCCGCATCGGCCTCAGCATCCTGGACGGCCATCGCGCCTCCTGGCGGGCCAATGAGCGGTTCAACTACTGCTCGACCTTCAAGCTGTTCCTGGCCGCCGCCATGCTGGAGCGCATCCAGCAGGGCAAGGAGAAGGCCGACCGCGCCGTCCCCGTGACGGCCGCCGACATGCTGGACCACGCCCCGGTCACCGAAACCGCCGTCGGCCAGACGATGACCCTGATCGACCTGATGAAGGCGACCGTCGAGGTCAGCGACAATCCCGCCGCCAACATCCTGATCCGCGAGCTGGGCGGTCTGGACGCCCTGCGCGCCTGGTATCGCCGCGCCGGCGACGACGCGACACGCGTCGACCGTCTGGAGCCCGAGCTCAACCGCAAGGACGGCGACAAGGACACCACCCTGCCGTTCCAGGCCGCGACCAATCTGAACTGGATCCTGGAGGCCTATCAGCCCCTGGTCTTCCAGTCGCGCTATCGCCCTCTGTGGGACTGGCTGATCGACAGCCCGACCGGCGAGAAGCGTCTCAAGGCGGGCGTGCCCGCCGGCTGGACCGTGGCCCACAAGACCGGGACCGGCGGCACGGGCCAGACCAACGACATCGGCGTGGTCTATCCGGCCATGGGCGATCCGATCCCGGTCGCCGTCTTCTACGACGCGCCCGAGAGCCTGGCGCCCGAGACGCGTGACGCCGTCATCGCCGAGGCCACGCGGCGCGGCCTGGCGGCCCTCGGTCACGGAACCCCGGTTGAAGGGGCTGCGGCGTGACCGACAGCACCCTGATGAAGGACGGCATGGCCCGTCCGACCGGCAAGGATGTCCAGGGCTGGCTGATGCGCGGCGAGGTCGGGATGGCGCTCGGCGTCATCGGCGTGATCATGCTGCTGATCCTGCCGGTCCCGAAATTCCTGCTGGACCTGCTGCTGGCCATCTCGCTGGTGTCGTCCGTGCTGATCCTGATGACGGCGCTGATGATGAAGCGCCCGCTCGACTTCGCCATCTTCCCGACGGTGCTGCTGGTCTCGACCCTGTTCCGCCTGGGCCTGAACCTGGCCTCGACGCGTCTGGTCCTGACCCACGGGCACGAGGGCCACGACGCCGCCGGTCAGGTGATCAACGCCTTCGGCCAGCTGATGATGGGCGGCAGCTTCATCATCGGGATCATCATATTCGCCATCATTCTGGTGGTGAACTTCGTGGTCATCACCAAGGGTTCGACCCGGATCGCCGAAGTGTCCGCCCGCTTCACCCTGGACTCCATGCCGGGCAAGCAGATGGCCATCGACGCCGACCTGTCGTCGGGCCTGATCAACGAGGACCAGGCCAAGCTGCGCCGCAAGGAGCTGGAGCAGGAATCGACCTTCTTCGGGGCCATGGACGGCGCCTCGAAATTCGTTCGCGGCGATGCGGTCGCCGGCCTGATCATCACCTTCATCAACGCCATCGGCGGCATGCTGATCGGCGTCATCCAGCACCAGCTGCCCTTCCAGGAAGCGGCTTCCACCTATGTCCAGCTGACCATCGGCGACGGTCTGGTGACCCAGGTCCCGGCCATCATCATCTCGATCGCCGCCGGCTTCCTGGTGTCCAAGGCGGGCGTCGAGGGCACGGCCGACAAGGCCCTGGTCCAGCAGCTGGCCACCAACCCGGTCAGCCTGGGCATGGTCTCGGGCGCCGCCGGCCTGATCGGCCTGATCCCGGGGATGCCGATCATCCCCTTCGCCGCCCTGGCGCTCGGCACCGGCTTCATGGCCTGGCGTCTGGGCCGGGCCCGGCTCAAGCCCCAGCCGACCGAGGCCGAAAAGGCCGCCGCGGCCGCGGTCGCCGGCGGCAAGCCCAAGGAAGACGCAGAGGAGCCCATCGGCACCGCCCTGACCATCGACGAGGTCAAGATCGAGCTGGGCTACTCGCTGCTGGCGCTGATCAACGATCTGGAAGGTCGTCGCCTGACCGACCAGATCCGCGCCCTGCGCCGGGCGCTGGCGCAGGAGTACGGCTTCGTCATCCCGTCGGTGCGTATCCTCGACAACATGCGCCTGCCGACCCAGGGCTATGCCATCCGCATCAAGGAGATGGAGGCCGGGTCGGGCGAGGTGCGTCTGGGCTCGCTGATGGCCATGGACCCGACCGGCCGTCAGGTCGAACTGCCCGGCGAGCACACCAAGGAGCCCGCCTTCGGCCTGCCCGCCACCTGGATCGACGAGACCCTGCGCGAAGAGGCCACCTTCCGGGGCTATACCATCGTCGATCCCTCGACGGTCCTGACCACCCACCTGACCGAGATCCTCAAGGAAAACATGGCCGATCTGCTGTCCTATGCAGAGGTCCAGAAGCTCATCAAGGAACTGGGCGAGGAGGAGAAGAAGCTGGTCGACGAACTGGTGCCCTCGGTCGTCACCGTCACCACGCTTCAGCGCGTTCTTCAGGCCCTGCTCAAGGAAAAGGTCTCGATCCGCGACCTGGGCGCCATCCTCGAAGGGCTCGCCGAGGCCGCGCCGCACTCCTCGTCGGTGACCACCCTGGTCGAGCATGTCCGCAGCCGCCTGGCGCGTCAGCTGTGCTGGCAGCACAAGGGCGACGACGGCGCCCTGCCGATCGTCACCCTGTCGCCGGAATGGGAGGCCGCCTTCGCCGAGGCCCTGGTCGGGCAGGGCGAGGACAAGCAGCTGGCCATGGCCCCGTCGCGCCTGCAGGACTTCATCCGCAACGTCCGCGACGTCTTCGAACGCGCCGCCATGGCGGGCGAGACCGCGGTCCTGCTGACCGGCCCGCAGATCCGCCCCTACGTCCGCTCCATCATCGAACGCTTCCGCGGCCAGACCGTGGTGATGAGCCAGAATGAGGTCCACCCCAAGGCCCGTCTGAAGACCATCGGCCAGGTCTAGGGTCGTCTCCGACCGCGTCGCGGCGTCGCGCCCCGCTGGACAGCCTCCCTCGCCCGTGTCGTCATCGCCGCCGGTCCTTCAGGAGCCGTGACATGATGC
The genomic region above belongs to Brevundimonas goettingensis and contains:
- the bla gene encoding class A beta-lactamase, which translates into the protein MALLTDRRTVLAGLTLIGLGGCERTREEPSTQVPLPPRDVAFDLSDLERENGGRIGLSILDGHRASWRANERFNYCSTFKLFLAAAMLERIQQGKEKADRAVPVTAADMLDHAPVTETAVGQTMTLIDLMKATVEVSDNPAANILIRELGGLDALRAWYRRAGDDATRVDRLEPELNRKDGDKDTTLPFQAATNLNWILEAYQPLVFQSRYRPLWDWLIDSPTGEKRLKAGVPAGWTVAHKTGTGGTGQTNDIGVVYPAMGDPIPVAVFYDAPESLAPETRDAVIAEATRRGLAALGHGTPVEGAAA
- the flbD gene encoding sigma-54-dependent transcriptional regulator FlbD, whose product is MRLLVVGRLSGQLAAAVKMAMAHGAKVQHVERTDQATEQLRRGQGADLLMVDYNLDISGLIAANDAERIFVPVVACGVDNDADKAAAAIRAGAKEFIPLPPEADLIAAVLSAVADDERPMISADPSMQAVVKLADQVARSEASILITGESGVGKEVMARYLHVNSKRSDRPFISVNCAAIPDNLLESELFGHEKGAFTGAVARRIGKFEEADGGTLLLDEISEMDARLQAKLLRAIQERVIDRVGGTKPVPVNIRIIATSNRDLSKAVAEGVFREDLLYRLNVVNLRLPSLRERPGDVAVLADHFVKKYAAANGVPTRPLSADARRALAAHRWPGNVRELENAMHRAVLLAVGPEIDAEAIRLPDGQPLSGVVAQADSGPAARAAQTADAVSRAYVGQTVAQMEKTLILDTLTHCLGNRTHAANILGISIRTLRNKLNEYADEGTAIMAPQNGVAANYGASAA
- the flhA gene encoding flagellar biosynthesis protein FlhA, whose protein sequence is MKDGMARPTGKDVQGWLMRGEVGMALGVIGVIMLLILPVPKFLLDLLLAISLVSSVLILMTALMMKRPLDFAIFPTVLLVSTLFRLGLNLASTRLVLTHGHEGHDAAGQVINAFGQLMMGGSFIIGIIIFAIILVVNFVVITKGSTRIAEVSARFTLDSMPGKQMAIDADLSSGLINEDQAKLRRKELEQESTFFGAMDGASKFVRGDAVAGLIITFINAIGGMLIGVIQHQLPFQEAASTYVQLTIGDGLVTQVPAIIISIAAGFLVSKAGVEGTADKALVQQLATNPVSLGMVSGAAGLIGLIPGMPIIPFAALALGTGFMAWRLGRARLKPQPTEAEKAAAAAVAGGKPKEDAEEPIGTALTIDEVKIELGYSLLALINDLEGRRLTDQIRALRRALAQEYGFVIPSVRILDNMRLPTQGYAIRIKEMEAGSGEVRLGSLMAMDPTGRQVELPGEHTKEPAFGLPATWIDETLREEATFRGYTIVDPSTVLTTHLTEILKENMADLLSYAEVQKLIKELGEEEKKLVDELVPSVVTVTTLQRVLQALLKEKVSIRDLGAILEGLAEAAPHSSSVTTLVEHVRSRLARQLCWQHKGDDGALPIVTLSPEWEAAFAEALVGQGEDKQLAMAPSRLQDFIRNVRDVFERAAMAGETAVLLTGPQIRPYVRSIIERFRGQTVVMSQNEVHPKARLKTIGQV